A genomic region of Oryza glaberrima chromosome 1, OglaRS2, whole genome shotgun sequence contains the following coding sequences:
- the LOC127760336 gene encoding putative transcription factor bHLH041 yields MHLSMDDDDDQSAVYGAAMVDDLLMPSPSTHHAVAAAAGSFPSSSSSSASFRSASVSYSPDTSSSAAAAAATGFYPELSSQVAPLLPPPPLVRNEPQHGRYTAGLPPPQVTGGAFRRYARHLGPRRAPKPGACGQRMFKTAMSALAKMHMETTYRRRQYYYQQAAAAEAAPPPLSGNNQLQHTMSERKRREKLNDSFVALKAVLPPGSKKDKTSILNRAREYVKSLESKLSELEEKNRELEARLSTRPDDTKNDEEAAAPPEADGEVKREDPVEIEALDNFFIR; encoded by the exons ATGCACCTGAGCATggatgacgacgatgatcaGTCCGCGGTGTACGGCGCCGCCATGGTGGACGACCTCCTGATGCCTTCGCCGTCGAcgcaccacgccgtcgccgccgccgccggcagcttcccctcctcgtcatcctcctcggCATCCTTCCGCTCCGCCTCCGTGTCGTACAGCCCGGacacctcgtcgtcggcggcagcggcggcggcgacgggattCTACCCGGAGTTGTCCTCGCAGGTGGCGCCATTATTACCACCACCACCCTTGGTGCGCAACGAGCCCCAGCACGGCCGTTAcaccgccggcctgccgccgccgcaggtgaCCGGTGGCGCGTTCAGGCGGTACGCGCGGCACCTCGGCCCGAGGAGGGCGCCCAAGCCGGGGGCGTGCGGGCAGAGGATGTTCAAGACGGCCATGTCGGCGCTGGCCAAGATGCACATGGAGACGACGTACAGGCGCCGCCAGTACTACTAccagcaagcggcggcggccgaggcggctccgccgccgctgtccggCAACAACCAGCTGCAGCACACGATGTCGGAGCGGAAGCGGCGGGAGAAGCTCAACGACAGCTTCGTCGCCCTCAAGGCCGTCCTCCCTCCCGGCTCCAAG AAAGACAAGACGTCGATACTGAACAGAGCAAGGGAGTACGTGAAGTCTCTCGAGTCAAAGCTGTcggagctggaggagaagaACCGGGAGCTCGAGGCGCGGCTGTCCACCCGCCCCGACGACACCAAGAACGACGAAgaggcggcagcgccgccggaggccgacggcgaggtgAAGAGAGAGGATCCGGTAGAGATCGAGGctttagataatttttttataagatga
- the LOC127771295 gene encoding putative transcription factor bHLH041 isoform X1, with protein MDSSSWIHGYTNANATGANSGFMCGYAACSPVEFPQQQQLVSSPIQQHLNQISMQMGMDDESAVYDGASMVDDLLMPSSSAHHHAAAGSFQYSSLTSSSASFRSASVSCSPESSAAATELPAATGGAFSRYARHLRPRRPPKPGACGQRMFKTAMSVLANMHVAATYRRQYYYQQAAAAAAEAAAAALPSDNQLQHTMSERKRREKLNDSFLALKAVLPTGSKQKDKASILIRAREHIKSLESKLSELEEKNRELEARLASRPAAKNDKGETAAPEASDETKREDLVEIEVTTSGGGGGGGGMSTMDVVLRTLQCLREQIGDGASLVAMSTSAGSGGRPPSANLTLQLKLQPPGVSAKGAAARAAVHQLLADSAPFQPDQHALEHG; from the exons ATGGATAGCAGCAGCTGGATCCATGGCTACACAAACGCCAACGCCACCGGCGCCAACAGCGGCTTCATGTGCGGCTACGCTGCCTGCAG CCCAGTAGAGTTTCCGCAGCAGCAACAGCTGGTCAGCTCGCCGATTCAGCAACACCTCAACCAG ATCAGCATGCAGATGGGCATGGATGACGAGTCGGCGGTGTACGACGGCGCCTCCATGGTGGACGACCTCCTCATGCCTTCCTCGTCGGcgcaccaccacgccgccgccggcagcttcCAGTACTCCTCGctgacctcctcctccgcctccttccGCTCCGCCTCCGTCTCGTGCAGCCCggagagctcggcggcggcgacagagttgccggcggcgaccggcggcgcgtTCAGTCGGTACGCGCGGCACCTCCGCCCGAGGAGGCCGCCCAAGCCGGGAGCGTGCGGGCAGAGGATGTTCAAGACGGCCATGTCGGTGCTCGCCAACATGCACGTGGCGGCGACGTACCGCCGCCAGTACTACTAccagcaagcggcggcggcggcggccgaggcggcggcggcggcgctgccgtccGACAACCAGCTGCAGCACACGATGTCGGAGCGGAAGCGGCGGGAGAAGCTCAACGACAGCTTCCTCGCCCTCAAGGCCGTCCTCCCTACGGGTTCCAAG CAGAAAGACAAGGCATCGATACTGATCAGGGCAAGAGAGCACATAAAGTCTCTCGAGTCAAAGCTGTcggagctggaggagaagaACCGGGAGCTGGAGGCGAGGCTAGCCAGCCGCCCCGCCGCCAAGAACGACAAAggcgagacggcggcgccggaaGCCAGCGACGAGACGAAGCGAGAGGACCTAGTAGAGATCGAGgtgacgacgagcggcggcggcggcggcggcggaggcatgAGCACGATGGACGTTGTGCTCCGGACGCTGCAGTGCCTGAGAGAGCAGAtcggcgacggcgccagcctcgtGGCGATGAGCACCAGCGCCGGTTCCGGCGGCCGCCCTCCTAGTGCAAACCTAACATTACAGCTCAAG CTGCAGCCCCCGGGAGTTTCAGCAAAGGGAGCAGCAGCAAGAGCAGCTGTTCATCAGCTCCTCGCAGATTCAGCGCCATTTCAACCAG ATCAGCATGCGCTTGAGCATGGATGA
- the LOC127771295 gene encoding putative transcription factor bHLH041 isoform X2 encodes MDSSSWIHGYTNANATGANSGFMCGYAACSPVEFPQQQQLVSSPIQQHLNQISMQMGMDDESAVYDGASMVDDLLMPSSSAHHHAAAGSFQYSSLTSSSASFRSASVSCSPESSAAATELPAATGGAFSRYARHLRPRRPPKPGACGQRMFKTAMSVLANMHVAATYRRQYYYQQAAAAAAEAAAAALPSDNQLQHTMSERKRREKLNDSFLALKAVLPTGSKKDKASILIRAREHIKSLESKLSELEEKNRELEARLASRPAAKNDKGETAAPEASDETKREDLVEIEVTTSGGGGGGGGMSTMDVVLRTLQCLREQIGDGASLVAMSTSAGSGGRPPSANLTLQLKLQPPGVSAKGAAARAAVHQLLADSAPFQPDQHALEHG; translated from the exons ATGGATAGCAGCAGCTGGATCCATGGCTACACAAACGCCAACGCCACCGGCGCCAACAGCGGCTTCATGTGCGGCTACGCTGCCTGCAG CCCAGTAGAGTTTCCGCAGCAGCAACAGCTGGTCAGCTCGCCGATTCAGCAACACCTCAACCAG ATCAGCATGCAGATGGGCATGGATGACGAGTCGGCGGTGTACGACGGCGCCTCCATGGTGGACGACCTCCTCATGCCTTCCTCGTCGGcgcaccaccacgccgccgccggcagcttcCAGTACTCCTCGctgacctcctcctccgcctccttccGCTCCGCCTCCGTCTCGTGCAGCCCggagagctcggcggcggcgacagagttgccggcggcgaccggcggcgcgtTCAGTCGGTACGCGCGGCACCTCCGCCCGAGGAGGCCGCCCAAGCCGGGAGCGTGCGGGCAGAGGATGTTCAAGACGGCCATGTCGGTGCTCGCCAACATGCACGTGGCGGCGACGTACCGCCGCCAGTACTACTAccagcaagcggcggcggcggcggccgaggcggcggcggcggcgctgccgtccGACAACCAGCTGCAGCACACGATGTCGGAGCGGAAGCGGCGGGAGAAGCTCAACGACAGCTTCCTCGCCCTCAAGGCCGTCCTCCCTACGGGTTCCAAG AAAGACAAGGCATCGATACTGATCAGGGCAAGAGAGCACATAAAGTCTCTCGAGTCAAAGCTGTcggagctggaggagaagaACCGGGAGCTGGAGGCGAGGCTAGCCAGCCGCCCCGCCGCCAAGAACGACAAAggcgagacggcggcgccggaaGCCAGCGACGAGACGAAGCGAGAGGACCTAGTAGAGATCGAGgtgacgacgagcggcggcggcggcggcggcggaggcatgAGCACGATGGACGTTGTGCTCCGGACGCTGCAGTGCCTGAGAGAGCAGAtcggcgacggcgccagcctcgtGGCGATGAGCACCAGCGCCGGTTCCGGCGGCCGCCCTCCTAGTGCAAACCTAACATTACAGCTCAAG CTGCAGCCCCCGGGAGTTTCAGCAAAGGGAGCAGCAGCAAGAGCAGCTGTTCATCAGCTCCTCGCAGATTCAGCGCCATTTCAACCAG ATCAGCATGCGCTTGAGCATGGATGA